One Pseudodesulfovibrio sp. S3 DNA window includes the following coding sequences:
- a CDS encoding SDR family oxidoreductase: MEKTAIVTGSSRGIGAETAKRLAQAGFAVVVNYVGNQEAAEEVILSIKTRGGRAVCVKADVSKQDEASRLFDQAEKEFGGVDVLVNNAGIMQLSLVAETDDAAVTRHLDINVKGTFNTLREAAERMRDGGRIINLSSSVIGLRLPSYGIYAATKAAVESLTITMANEMRGRQITVNAVAPGPTGTDLFLDGKPQEVIDRLSNAAPLERLGTPEDIADTIVFLASPEGGWINGQVIRANGGIV, translated from the coding sequence ATGGAAAAAACTGCCATCGTAACAGGATCATCACGCGGCATTGGCGCGGAAACAGCCAAACGACTGGCGCAAGCCGGTTTTGCTGTTGTCGTCAATTATGTGGGAAATCAGGAGGCTGCTGAAGAAGTAATCCTTTCGATAAAGACCCGAGGAGGACGCGCTGTTTGTGTCAAGGCGGATGTCAGCAAGCAGGATGAGGCCAGCCGCCTTTTTGACCAAGCAGAAAAGGAGTTCGGAGGCGTTGATGTCCTGGTCAACAATGCTGGCATCATGCAATTATCCCTTGTAGCAGAGACAGACGATGCAGCTGTCACACGGCATTTGGACATCAATGTAAAAGGGACGTTCAACACCTTGCGCGAAGCAGCTGAACGAATGCGGGATGGAGGACGAATCATCAATTTGTCATCAAGCGTCATTGGCCTGCGGCTCCCTTCCTACGGGATCTACGCGGCAACCAAAGCTGCCGTGGAATCGCTGACCATCACCATGGCTAACGAGATGCGCGGTCGCCAAATTACTGTCAATGCCGTTGCACCTGGGCCGACCGGAACAGATTTGTTCCTTGATGGAAAACCACAAGAGGTCATTGATAGACTCAGTAATGCGGCCCCACTGGAGCGCCTTGGAACACCTGAAGACATTGCGGACACAATCGTTTTTCTGGCGAGTCCGGAAGGCGGGTGGATTAATGGTCAGGTCATTCGCGCCAATGGAGGGATTGTCTAA
- a CDS encoding transporter substrate-binding domain-containing protein, producing MLLRHNYIQALAALLFGAIILATTWTVSVAATSGVTPSSTPPRTIKIGGDINYPPFEFLGEDGMPTGFNVEITRAIAKAMNCNIQISLGLWKGMRQALESGEIDMIQGISYSPRRAQRMVFSNPYTTVEYAIFSRQNTPVALQLADLQGKSVLVEDGGVMFDFISRNYPDIRLVPTYSHENALRLLSTGMGDYALVSRKAGIYITRLHDIDKIYSVGTAFSLQKYCYAALPQNRDLIQIFNTGLEKIKATGEYSRICARWLNIPGKAEIPWKRVTIYGVIIITPLLAIMVLALFWNKTLQAQVDERTKTLREEVKLHQRAKQELRDKQKQIIQADRMATLGLMASGIAHEVNTPNGLFLLNLPILQDVWEDVRQLLNEHVAKKEDVMLGGLSFSNTQDEITQLITDMRVGAERIKSIVMELKDYGRQDPHLSKKPLDMNKVVAAAVRLLKPTLNKSTRHFNLQIHDPLPQITANEQKLQQIIVNLIMNACQALPDPGRAITVTTGIDEKLNAVIVEVKDEGVGIQPEDMDKITTPFFTTKRNNGGTGLGLAVSTAIAKEHYGIIDFESTPGKGTTAILAIPLES from the coding sequence ATGCTTCTTCGACATAACTACATTCAGGCTCTGGCCGCGCTGCTTTTCGGGGCCATCATTCTGGCAACTACCTGGACGGTATCTGTTGCCGCCACCTCTGGCGTGACGCCTTCCTCCACCCCGCCCCGGACAATCAAGATAGGTGGAGACATCAACTATCCCCCTTTCGAATTTCTGGGGGAAGATGGAATGCCTACGGGCTTCAACGTTGAAATAACCAGGGCCATTGCCAAGGCCATGAACTGCAACATACAAATTAGCCTCGGGCTTTGGAAAGGCATGCGTCAGGCCCTTGAATCCGGGGAAATAGATATGATTCAAGGCATATCCTATTCTCCGCGCCGAGCGCAACGGATGGTGTTTTCAAATCCGTACACAACCGTCGAATATGCTATTTTTTCAAGACAAAATACGCCGGTTGCCCTTCAGCTGGCCGATCTCCAGGGAAAATCCGTTCTTGTCGAAGACGGCGGAGTGATGTTCGACTTCATTTCCCGGAACTATCCCGACATCCGTCTCGTTCCCACCTACAGCCATGAAAACGCTCTGCGACTTCTGTCCACCGGCATGGGCGACTACGCCCTTGTCTCCCGCAAGGCGGGAATATACATCACCCGACTCCACGACATAGACAAGATTTATTCCGTGGGGACGGCCTTCTCCCTGCAAAAGTACTGTTACGCGGCCCTTCCGCAAAACAGGGACCTCATCCAGATTTTCAACACCGGCCTGGAAAAGATCAAGGCAACGGGAGAATACAGCAGAATCTGTGCACGCTGGCTCAACATCCCCGGCAAGGCCGAAATTCCCTGGAAACGCGTGACCATCTACGGTGTCATCATCATAACGCCATTACTCGCCATCATGGTGCTCGCCCTGTTTTGGAACAAGACGCTCCAAGCCCAGGTGGACGAACGGACCAAGACCCTTCGCGAAGAGGTCAAACTGCATCAACGCGCCAAACAGGAATTGCGGGACAAGCAGAAACAAATCATCCAAGCGGACAGAATGGCCACTCTCGGACTTATGGCGTCCGGTATCGCCCACGAGGTCAACACACCCAACGGGCTGTTTCTGCTCAATCTCCCGATTCTTCAGGATGTATGGGAAGACGTCAGACAACTGCTGAATGAACACGTGGCGAAAAAGGAAGACGTGATGCTGGGAGGGCTTTCCTTCAGCAACACCCAAGACGAAATAACGCAATTGATCACCGATATGCGGGTCGGTGCGGAAAGAATCAAGAGCATCGTCATGGAACTCAAGGATTATGGCAGACAGGATCCGCACCTGAGCAAAAAACCATTGGATATGAACAAGGTCGTGGCCGCCGCAGTGCGGTTGCTCAAGCCGACGCTGAACAAGTCCACACGGCATTTCAACCTGCAGATCCACGACCCCCTGCCACAAATAACAGCCAACGAACAAAAGCTCCAACAGATCATCGTCAATCTGATCATGAACGCCTGCCAAGCTTTGCCGGACCCCGGCCGGGCCATCACCGTCACCACGGGGATCGATGAAAAACTGAACGCCGTCATCGTGGAGGTAAAAGACGAAGGCGTCGGCATCCAGCCGGAGGACATGGACAAGATCACGACGCCCTTCTTCACCACCAAAAGGAACAACGGCGGCACAGGACTCGGGCTTGCCGTTTCGACCGCCATCGCCAAGGAGCACTACGGTATCATCGATTTCGAATCGACACCCGGCAAGGGGACAACTGCCATACTGGCGATCCCTCTCGAATCCTGA
- a CDS encoding IclR family transcriptional regulator C-terminal domain-containing protein, whose amino-acid sequence MVKKEKTKRDNPLFVASLEKGVVLLEAFDEGHRRLGLNDLVKLTGLNKSAVQRFLHTWVALGYLSKNAETKLYRLTPKVMSLGYNFLRGERLVEVATPFLLDARERTGNSVYLGTLYDTSIIYLIRLPQRLLLLEGTLPGRRVPAFCGGRAFLSCLDDTEILSILDRSNRSAITPYTITDIDENMREIATVREKGFCISQQEQLMGEIAVSAPVRDLQGVPRAAIYISARITEWPPDRVESELAPIALETAGIISRQL is encoded by the coding sequence ATGGTAAAGAAAGAGAAGACAAAACGAGATAACCCCCTGTTCGTTGCATCGCTGGAAAAAGGCGTAGTGCTGTTGGAAGCCTTTGATGAAGGCCACCGACGCCTTGGGCTGAATGATCTTGTGAAGTTGACGGGATTAAACAAAAGTGCTGTGCAACGTTTCCTGCATACCTGGGTGGCTCTTGGATACTTGTCCAAGAATGCCGAGACAAAACTGTACCGACTGACTCCCAAGGTCATGAGCCTCGGCTACAATTTTCTCAGAGGCGAACGTCTGGTGGAGGTCGCCACGCCCTTTCTGCTGGACGCCCGGGAACGAACCGGCAATTCCGTCTACCTGGGAACCCTCTACGACACTTCCATAATTTACCTGATTCGGCTGCCCCAACGCCTCCTCCTCTTGGAAGGAACACTCCCGGGTAGGCGCGTCCCGGCCTTCTGCGGCGGCAGAGCCTTTCTTTCCTGCCTCGACGACACTGAAATATTGTCTATCCTGGATCGTTCCAACCGTTCTGCCATAACGCCCTATACCATTACGGACATCGATGAAAACATGCGGGAGATCGCAACCGTGCGGGAAAAAGGATTTTGTATTTCCCAGCAGGAACAACTCATGGGCGAAATAGCTGTCTCCGCTCCCGTGCGCGACCTGCAGGGAGTGCCCCGGGCTGCAATCTATATTTCAGCAAGAATTACCGAATGGCCCCCGGATCGGGTGGAATCCGAACTCGCTCCCATTGCCCTTGAAACCGCCGGAATAATCAGCAGACAGTTGTAG
- a CDS encoding LysR family transcriptional regulator, whose translation MQIEQLRRVDLNLLVYFSALAEELHISRAADRLSLSQPAMSRALQRLRDLFNDELMVRMGKEYELTPVGYRLYNELSEMLPKIDRLIDGDKFDPMVESAHFRILLTDNAAAVLTPHLCQKILPAAEKATFHFQAWNEQGYDDLLHGRVDLVLNAADGHIPPVCHTEVIYEDHFVCVVAADSTYEKRISLRDYMAANHIGVNVFNGIQTIPQHRLMQIGAERHCSIHVPYFMTAIRSVARTDLIATVPEKMVEHERLNTAIRIIEPPKEISGFKYLMIWHPRMEQDSGHRWLRDSFRRIGKCVMR comes from the coding sequence ATGCAAATCGAACAGTTGAGAAGAGTGGATCTGAACCTTCTTGTCTATTTTTCTGCCCTTGCTGAGGAATTGCACATATCACGCGCAGCGGACCGTCTGTCTCTTTCCCAGCCTGCTATGAGCCGCGCTCTGCAGCGGTTGCGCGATCTGTTTAACGATGAGCTCATGGTAAGAATGGGGAAGGAGTATGAACTCACACCTGTCGGGTATAGACTGTATAATGAATTGAGTGAGATGCTGCCTAAAATTGATCGCCTCATTGATGGTGACAAATTCGATCCCATGGTGGAAAGCGCACATTTCAGGATACTTCTGACGGATAATGCGGCGGCGGTCCTCACTCCACATCTTTGCCAAAAGATTTTGCCTGCGGCTGAAAAGGCAACATTTCATTTTCAGGCTTGGAATGAACAAGGGTACGATGATTTGCTGCATGGCAGAGTTGATCTGGTTTTAAATGCTGCAGATGGGCATATCCCGCCAGTGTGCCATACGGAGGTTATCTATGAAGATCATTTCGTATGCGTCGTCGCAGCGGATTCAACCTATGAAAAGAGGATAAGTCTGCGAGATTATATGGCGGCTAATCACATCGGGGTAAATGTTTTTAACGGTATTCAGACTATTCCGCAGCACAGGCTTATGCAGATTGGGGCTGAGAGACACTGCTCAATCCATGTGCCGTATTTTATGACGGCTATCAGGAGCGTTGCGCGGACGGATCTTATCGCAACGGTGCCTGAAAAAATGGTTGAACATGAAAGGCTTAACACTGCCATTCGTATCATTGAACCGCCCAAGGAAATTTCAGGATTCAAGTATCTGATGATATGGCATCCGAGAATGGAGCAGGACAGTGGTCACAGGTGGTTAAGAGATTCTTTTAGAAGAATCGGAAAATGTGTAATGCGTTAG